The Campylobacter sp. RM10537 genome has a segment encoding these proteins:
- the fabD gene encoding ACP S-malonyltransferase, whose translation MNIAYIFPGQGSQVTGMGKSFYENSKNAKELLESASDFCKIDFKHLLFEENEQLNKSEYTQPAIVLNSLMAYTALMEQKSDLKAIFSLGHSLGEFSALAVNGALEFLQTLVLVNKRGLFMQEDCSKLEAGMIVVLGLEDQIVENICKKAQGESKKIFAANYNCDGQIVVAGLKSDLISYENEFKKAGAKRVMLLNMSVASHCPLLENASLKLCIELEKILKPNFKAVVSNANAKIYTDKEQALKLLKSQLISPVLYKQSIKNYENEIDCFVEFGSNILKGLNKKISPKETYSLTNFSDIDEFLKVIK comes from the coding sequence ATAAATATTGCTTATATATTTCCAGGACAAGGATCTCAAGTTACTGGAATGGGAAAAAGCTTTTATGAAAATTCTAAAAACGCAAAAGAACTTCTTGAAAGTGCAAGTGATTTTTGCAAGATTGATTTTAAGCATTTACTTTTTGAAGAAAATGAACAGTTAAATAAAAGCGAATATACCCAACCTGCTATTGTGTTAAATTCTTTAATGGCCTATACAGCTTTAATGGAACAAAAATCAGATCTAAAGGCTATATTCTCATTAGGACATTCTTTAGGAGAATTTTCGGCTTTAGCAGTTAATGGAGCTTTGGAATTTTTACAAACCCTTGTTTTAGTCAATAAAAGAGGATTGTTTATGCAAGAAGATTGTTCTAAACTTGAAGCAGGAATGATAGTTGTTTTAGGGCTAGAAGATCAAATTGTAGAGAATATTTGCAAAAAAGCTCAAGGAGAAAGCAAAAAAATATTCGCAGCGAACTATAATTGTGATGGTCAAATTGTTGTAGCAGGTTTAAAATCTGATCTTATAAGTTATGAAAATGAATTTAAAAAAGCTGGAGCAAAAAGAGTAATGCTTTTAAATATGAGTGTTGCAAGTCATTGCCCTTTATTAGAAAATGCTTCATTAAAACTTTGCATAGAGCTTGAAAAAATACTCAAACCAAATTTTAAAGCTGTAGTTTCAAATGCAAATGCTAAAATTTATACCGATAAAGAACAAGCATTAAAATTACTTAAATCTCAACTTATTTCTCCTGTTCTTTATAAACAAAGTATTAAAAATTATGAAAATGAAATTGATTGCTTTGTAGAATTTGGTTCAAATATCCTTAAAGGCTTAAATAAAAAAATAAGCCCAAAAGAAACTTATTCTTTAACTAATTTTAGCGATATTGATGAATTTTTAAAGGTCATAAAATGA
- a CDS encoding FKBP-type peptidyl-prolyl cis-trans isomerase, which produces MSIEKNNVVSMFYELKDANTQEVLESNLYAQPISFIVGKGQILESLEEEIMKLNCPSNSDVLIKKEKGLGEYDANAIQTLPKEQFAGIDLKIGMELFGEGENGETVRVTVKEINENDVVVDYNHPYAGRDLLFSLNIVDVRPASEDEILTGIIAGSHSCGCSGGHHDHHHGGGGCCGGGGCGCH; this is translated from the coding sequence ATGTCAATAGAAAAAAATAATGTCGTTTCAATGTTTTACGAACTTAAAGATGCAAATACTCAAGAAGTTTTAGAATCTAATTTATATGCTCAACCCATTTCTTTTATAGTTGGAAAAGGACAAATTTTAGAAAGCTTAGAAGAAGAAATTATGAAGCTTAATTGTCCAAGTAATAGTGATGTTTTAATTAAAAAAGAAAAAGGTTTAGGCGAATACGATGCTAATGCTATCCAAACATTACCTAAAGAACAATTTGCAGGAATTGACTTAAAAATAGGTATGGAGCTTTTTGGTGAAGGTGAGAATGGCGAAACCGTTCGCGTAACCGTTAAAGAAATCAATGAAAATGATGTTGTTGTTGATTATAATCATCCTTATGCCGGAAGAGATTTGCTTTTTTCGCTTAATATTGTTGATGTTAGACCAGCTAGCGAAGATGAAATTTTAACAGGAATTATTGCAGGAAGCCATAGTTGCGGTTGTAGTGGAGGACATCACGATCATCATCATGGTGGCGGAGGTTGCTGCGGTGGCGGAGGTTGCGGTTGTCACTAA
- a CDS encoding tetratricopeptide repeat protein, giving the protein MKKILLVALFTGATLLHAENSAFGAGDITSNNAYGLSSSERLLKEKLDSLSNNNSQINARIDEIQERIEGLQSTLEGINSQYAKSNSRLTQLESKNDSLENNLTVEIQNLKKYVEESRKIQEANNKQFKKILTELSSLVDSINANYVSKEELKDINLSINNISSNTSYNHTDDNFNEKKDNHATNNIEIQDVNKTIDDSWKKKKNNEILDLAIQDLHKDLYEECKTKLNYLIAQKYKPARSNFWLGEIEYKQKNYNDAIVFYKKSSAISSKGDYFPKLLYHTAISLDKIGNTKAANGFYKALKKNYPNTPEAKASPNRK; this is encoded by the coding sequence ATGAAAAAAATACTTTTAGTAGCTCTTTTTACTGGAGCTACTTTACTTCATGCTGAAAACTCGGCTTTTGGAGCAGGAGATATAACAAGTAATAATGCATATGGTTTAAGCTCGAGCGAAAGATTACTCAAAGAAAAACTTGATTCTTTAAGCAATAACAATTCTCAAATAAATGCAAGAATTGATGAAATTCAAGAAAGAATTGAAGGTTTGCAAAGTACCTTAGAGGGTATTAATTCTCAATATGCAAAATCTAATTCTAGATTAACTCAGTTAGAATCAAAAAATGATAGTTTAGAAAATAACCTAACTGTAGAAATTCAAAATTTAAAAAAATATGTTGAAGAAAGCAGAAAAATCCAAGAAGCCAATAATAAACAATTTAAAAAAATTTTAACAGAACTTAGTTCTTTAGTAGATTCTATTAATGCAAATTATGTATCCAAGGAAGAACTTAAAGATATAAATTTGAGCATAAACAATATTTCATCAAACACTTCATATAACCATACTGATGATAATTTTAATGAAAAAAAAGACAATCATGCTACAAATAATATAGAAATTCAAGATGTGAATAAAACTATAGATGATTCATGGAAAAAGAAAAAAAACAATGAAATTTTAGACTTAGCAATACAAGATCTCCATAAAGATTTATATGAAGAATGTAAAACCAAATTAAATTATCTTATAGCACAAAAATATAAACCAGCAAGATCAAATTTTTGGCTAGGAGAGATAGAGTATAAACAAAAAAATTACAATGATGCTATTGTTTTTTACAAAAAAAGCTCTGCTATCAGTTCCAAAGGAGATTATTTTCCAAAGCTTTTATATCATACTGCAATTTCATTAGATAAAATAGGCAATACAAAAGCAGCTAATGGATTTTATAAAGCTTTAAAGAAAAATTATCCAAATACACCCGAAGCAAAAGCTTCACCAAATAGAAAATAA
- the pal gene encoding peptidoglycan-associated lipoprotein Pal produces MKKIIFSSIAAFAVIISGCSTKSTSVSSDTSVDSNKGSSGRDNWDIDSRISQLNDTLNKVYFDFDKFNIRPDMQNVINNNANIFNTEVSGANITVEGNCDEWGTDEYNQALGLKRAKAVKEALVAQGVNSDRISIKSYGETNPVCTEKTKACDAQNRRAEFKLSK; encoded by the coding sequence ATGAAAAAAATTATTTTTAGTTCGATTGCCGCGTTTGCAGTGATCATTAGTGGATGTAGCACAAAAAGTACTAGCGTAAGTAGTGATACTAGTGTAGATTCTAACAAAGGTTCAAGTGGAAGAGATAATTGGGATATTGATTCAAGAATTTCTCAACTTAATGATACTTTAAACAAAGTATATTTTGATTTTGATAAATTCAATATTCGTCCAGATATGCAAAATGTTATCAATAATAATGCAAATATCTTCAATACTGAAGTAAGTGGAGCTAATATCACAGTTGAGGGTAATTGCGATGAATGGGGAACTGATGAATATAACCAAGCTTTAGGTTTAAAAAGAGCAAAAGCTGTTAAAGAAGCTTTAGTAGCTCAAGGGGTAAATTCAGATAGAATTTCTATTAAAAGTTATGGTGAAACAAATCCAGTTTGTACAGAAAAAACAAAAGCTTGCGATGCACAAAATAGACGTGCTGAATTTAAACTTTCAAAATAA
- the tolB gene encoding Tol-Pal system protein TolB has product MKKFFTVFLLFVGVLWAEDPTITVVNSGVVLPKIIVKDNSNINDAALKRSFYNIIVNDLKVSSNFDVVSDATEKNNYVFEYALSQNGNSLNLNVKIKAGGIEKSNQTYTLNSIDQYPFLAHKSIKASVSALGLPPIDWMDHKILIARNSSSKRSQIIIADYTLTYQKVIIDGGLNLFPKWGNKEQTIFYYTAYDNNMPTLYRYNLNSNKANKILSSGGMVVASDVSSDGNKLLITMAPKDQPDIYLYDLSSKKLTQLTNYSGIDVNGNFIGNNDDKMVFVSDRLGYPNIFLKNLDGSSGAEQAVFHGKNNSAVSTYKDFLVYSSREANQYGVFNIYLTSINGNDVRQLTANGKNLFPRFSSDGGSIVFIKYLGAQSALGVIRVNANKTFYFPLKLGKIQSIDW; this is encoded by the coding sequence ATGAAAAAATTTTTTACTGTTTTTTTGCTCTTTGTGGGTGTTCTTTGGGCTGAAGATCCAACAATTACGGTCGTTAATTCAGGTGTAGTTTTACCAAAAATTATCGTTAAAGATAATTCTAATATAAATGATGCTGCTTTAAAACGCAGTTTTTATAATATAATTGTCAATGATTTAAAAGTAAGTTCAAATTTTGATGTTGTAAGCGATGCTACTGAAAAAAATAATTATGTTTTTGAATATGCTCTAAGCCAAAATGGAAATAGCTTAAATTTAAATGTTAAAATTAAAGCTGGAGGAATTGAAAAATCAAATCAAACTTATACATTAAATAGTATTGATCAATATCCTTTTTTAGCACATAAAAGTATCAAAGCTTCTGTTAGTGCTTTAGGTCTACCTCCGATTGATTGGATGGATCATAAAATTTTAATAGCCAGAAATTCAAGCTCTAAAAGAAGTCAAATTATCATAGCTGATTATACTCTAACATATCAAAAAGTTATTATTGATGGCGGTTTAAATTTATTCCCAAAATGGGGCAATAAAGAGCAAACTATATTTTATTACACAGCTTATGATAACAATATGCCTACACTTTATCGTTATAATTTAAATTCTAATAAAGCCAATAAAATTTTATCAAGTGGTGGTATGGTTGTAGCTAGTGATGTAAGCTCAGATGGCAATAAGCTTCTTATCACTATGGCTCCAAAAGATCAACCTGATATTTATCTATATGACCTAAGCAGTAAAAAATTAACACAACTTACTAATTATTCTGGCATTGATGTTAATGGTAATTTTATAGGAAATAATGATGACAAAATGGTCTTTGTCAGTGATCGTTTAGGCTATCCAAATATTTTCTTAAAAAATTTAGATGGCTCTAGTGGTGCTGAACAAGCTGTTTTTCACGGAAAAAATAACTCAGCAGTTTCCACTTATAAGGATTTTTTAGTATATTCTAGCAGAGAAGCTAATCAATATGGAGTTTTTAATATCTATTTAACATCAATTAATGGTAACGATGTAAGACAACTTACAGCCAATGGAAAAAATTTATTTCCAAGATTTTCTAGTGATGGTGGTAGTATAGTTTTTATTAAGTATCTTGGTGCACAAAGTGCTTTAGGTGTTATAAGAGTAAATGCAAATAAAACTTTTTACTTTCCTTTAAAGCTTGGAAAAATTCAATCTATTGATTGGTAA
- a CDS encoding TonB C-terminal domain-containing protein, whose amino-acid sequence MKKYGLSNLNSFLLALVVYLIVIAFVFFRLVTQVAPAIQYTDLKDSFIDIELSEPSKQISTNPNTSKNLQKPNDQVDINKLFAQTTNQSVKTEDIDQQANNFNELFGNIKEMQDAKTTKIQANAQSKSSTTPKPQASELIKKLNDSLIEEENLTQGESTETQKMGVYDEFLGKVVRVITQRWKQYYPNNKEISVRVKIFIDENGKFGYTSVEKSGDSLYDAKVAEFLESQKGKFITYPPQNKSISIIMNLKDEIKNQQ is encoded by the coding sequence ATGAAAAAATATGGTTTAAGCAATCTAAATTCTTTTTTATTGGCTTTAGTAGTTTATTTAATTGTTATTGCCTTTGTTTTTTTTAGGCTTGTAACGCAAGTTGCTCCAGCTATACAATATACAGATTTAAAAGATAGTTTTATTGATATTGAACTTTCAGAGCCTTCTAAACAAATTTCTACCAATCCAAATACATCAAAAAATTTACAAAAGCCAAATGATCAAGTTGATATCAATAAACTTTTCGCACAAACAACAAATCAAAGTGTTAAAACCGAAGATATTGATCAACAAGCAAATAATTTCAATGAACTTTTTGGCAATATAAAAGAAATGCAGGATGCAAAAACAACAAAAATACAGGCAAATGCTCAATCAAAAAGCTCAACAACTCCAAAACCTCAAGCTTCAGAGCTTATTAAAAAACTCAATGATAGTCTAATCGAAGAAGAAAATCTCACTCAAGGCGAAAGTACTGAAACTCAAAAAATGGGTGTCTATGATGAATTTCTAGGTAAAGTTGTACGTGTCATTACTCAAAGATGGAAACAGTACTATCCTAACAACAAAGAAATCAGCGTAAGAGTAAAAATATTTATTGATGAAAATGGAAAATTTGGTTATACTTCAGTGGAAAAAAGTGGTGATTCTTTATATGATGCTAAAGTAGCAGAATTTTTAGAAAGTCAAAAAGGAAAATTCATAACTTATCCACCTCAAAATAAAAGTATAAGTATAATTATGAATTTAAAAGATGAAATAAAAAATCAACAATAA
- a CDS encoding ExbD/TolR family protein, producing MLFEEHKPELNITPLVDIMLVLLAILMVTTPSITYEEKINLPQGSQKSTSAPTVKSLIVSINSKKEIFLNQEKYNFVSFADNLAQKKSQFNTDEPVFIRADKNLKYDDVIYVLRSIKNLGFTKVALQTE from the coding sequence ATGCTATTTGAAGAACATAAACCAGAACTTAATATTACACCTTTAGTAGATATTATGCTTGTTTTGCTTGCCATATTAATGGTCACAACTCCAAGCATCACTTATGAAGAAAAAATAAATCTCCCTCAAGGAAGTCAAAAATCCACAAGTGCTCCAACTGTAAAAAGCTTGATCGTAAGTATTAATTCTAAAAAAGAAATTTTCTTAAATCAAGAAAAATATAATTTTGTAAGTTTTGCTGATAATTTAGCACAAAAAAAATCACAATTTAATACCGATGAACCTGTTTTTATCAGAGCTGATAAAAATTTAAAATATGATGATGTTATTTATGTTTTAAGAAGTATTAAAAATTTAGGTTTTACCAAAGTTGCATTACAAACAGAATAA
- a CDS encoding MotA/TolQ/ExbB proton channel family protein, with product MNFEAIFNFFGNSSIITYVVLIWLSLYFILSFSIFFSRISYIATWKNKEKESLETLLLGEKDLSRTDSILRKCTDTSLNHLEIYKNLATRRASGGLTWLSIIASTSPFIGLFGTVISILETFGGLGSQNSLSIIAPQISEALVATGCGILVAIPAYTFHLVIKARAFELLSIIDSEIKVLSNHN from the coding sequence ATGAATTTTGAAGCAATATTTAATTTTTTTGGTAATTCAAGCATAATTACCTATGTAGTTCTTATTTGGCTTTCATTGTATTTCATCCTCTCTTTTTCTATTTTTTTTTCAAGAATTAGCTATATAGCAACTTGGAAAAATAAAGAAAAAGAAAGTTTAGAAACTTTACTTTTAGGGGAAAAGGATTTGAGTCGAACCGATTCTATTTTAAGAAAATGCACAGACACAAGCCTTAATCATTTAGAAATTTATAAAAATTTAGCTACTCGACGTGCTTCAGGTGGTTTAACTTGGCTTAGCATTATTGCTTCAACCTCTCCTTTTATAGGTCTTTTTGGAACAGTTATTTCTATATTAGAGACCTTTGGAGGTCTTGGAAGTCAAAACTCTTTAAGTATTATTGCGCCACAAATTAGCGAAGCTTTAGTTGCAACTGGCTGTGGAATTTTGGTTGCTATTCCTGCTTATACTTTCCATCTTGTTATTAAAGCTAGAGCTTTTGAACTTTTAAGCATTATTGATAGCGAAATTAAAGTTTTATCCAATCATAACTAA
- the atpC gene encoding ATP synthase F1 subunit epsilon, which yields MDNLFKIEIITPMGVIYEGDIKSVTLPGSEGEFGVLKNHAALVSSLKSGIIDIEKNDSNHELIAIDAGHVKVDEDKTSVLAKGAVWISGSDESEIQKNLAKAKELIKSMSSDNIALAATFSKIDNIKG from the coding sequence ATGGATAATTTATTTAAAATTGAAATTATCACACCTATGGGTGTAATTTATGAAGGCGATATAAAATCAGTCACTTTACCAGGAAGCGAAGGAGAATTTGGCGTGTTAAAAAATCACGCAGCTTTAGTTTCTTCATTAAAATCAGGTATTATTGATATAGAAAAAAATGATTCTAACCATGAATTAATCGCAATTGATGCAGGACATGTTAAAGTAGATGAAGATAAAACTAGCGTTTTAGCAAAAGGAGCGGTTTGGATTTCGGGATCTGATGAAAGCGAAATACAAAAAAATCTTGCCAAGGCTAAAGAATTGATCAAATCAATGAGTTCAGATAATATTGCCCTAGCTGCCACTTTTTCTAAAATAGACAATATAAAAGGTTAA